The Eleftheria terrae genome has a window encoding:
- a CDS encoding IS3 family transposase (programmed frameshift), whose protein sequence is MKKSNKFSPEVRERAVRMVQEARGEYPSLWGAVESIAPKIGCVPQTLLDWVKQSEVEAGTRAGTTTAEAQRVRELEREVKELRRANEILKLASAFFGPGGARPPYEVLKAFVDAHRSDFGVEPICRVLQIAPSGYRRHAMRRREPGRCCARTQRDAQLMSEIDRVWQANRQVYGADKVWRQLGREGMKVARCTVERLMRRLGLRGVIRGKRVRTTAADAKAPCPFDKVNRVFRADRPNQLWVSDFTYVSTWQGFAYVAFVVDVFARRIVGWRVSHSMRTDFVLDAQEQALYARQPEAEAGLVCHSDRGSQYVSIRYTERLAEAGIEPSVGSKGDSYDNALAETINGLYKAEVIHRRTWKTREAVELATLEWVAWFNHHRLMAPLGYIPPAEAEANYHRQLAERSAVTA, encoded by the exons ATGAAGAAGTCGAACAAGTTCTCGCCTGAGGTTCGCGAGCGCGCAGTGCGGATGGTGCAGGAAGCGCGCGGGGAGTACCCGTCGCTATGGGGCGCAGTCGAATCGATCGCGCCGAAGATCGGCTGCGTGCCGCAGACGCTGCTGGATTGGGTCAAGCAGTCAGAGGTAGAGGCCGGTACGCGCGCGGGCACGACGACCGCGGAGGCGCAGCGCGTGAGGGAGCTGGAGCGCGAGGTCAAGGAGCTGCGCCGGGCCAACGAGATCCTGAAGCTGGCCAGCGCGTTTTTCG GCCCAGGCGGAGCTCGACCGCCGTACGAAGTCTTGAAGGCGTTCGTCGACGCGCATCGGAGTGACTTCGGGGTCGAGCCGATCTGCCGGGTGCTGCAGATCGCCCCGTCGGGATACCGACGCCATGCGATGCGCCGGCGCGAGCCGGGCCGCTGCTGCGCACGCACGCAGCGCGATGCGCAGTTGATGTCGGAGATCGATCGGGTCTGGCAAGCCAACCGGCAGGTCTACGGTGCCGACAAGGTCTGGCGCCAGCTCGGGCGTGAAGGCATGAAGGTGGCGCGCTGCACCGTCGAGCGCCTGATGCGCAGGCTGGGTCTTCGCGGCGTGATTCGAGGCAAGCGCGTTCGCACCACGGCGGCCGATGCCAAGGCGCCGTGCCCGTTCGACAAGGTCAACAGGGTGTTCCGGGCGGACCGGCCCAACCAGCTGTGGGTGAGCGACTTCACCTACGTGTCGACCTGGCAGGGCTTCGCCTACGTCGCCTTCGTCGTCGATGTCTTCGCACGGCGCATCGTGGGCTGGCGCGTGAGCCACTCGATGCGCACCGACTTCGTCCTGGATGCGCAGGAGCAGGCGCTGTATGCCCGCCAGCCCGAAGCCGAAGCGGGGCTGGTCTGCCACTCGGACAGGGGCTCGCAATACGTCAGCATTCGCTACACCGAGCGGCTTGCCGAGGCCGGGATCGAGCCCTCGGTTGGCAGCAAGGGCGACAGCTATGACAACGCCCTGGCCGAGACCATCAACGGGCTGTACAAGGCCGAGGTGATCCACCGGCGCACTTGGAAGACCCGCGAGGCCGTCGAGCTTGCCACGCTCGAATGGGTCGCCTGGTTCAACCATCATCGATTGATGGCACCGCTGGGCTACATCCCGCCGGCCGAGGCCGAGGCAAACTACCATCGCCAACTCGCCGAGCGATCGGCCGTGACGGCGTGA